The genomic interval GTCGATCCCCCGAGCGCGCTTGTCTACTTCGAGCGCTATGGAAGCACGATCGAGGGTCTGGATGACGTCGAACAGCGAAACCGCGAGCTTGGCTTTGTTGCGCTGCAACGCGCCAATCATGTGCCAGCGCGGTTTGTCTTCAGGCGCTGTGGGCTCGCCCAGCAGGGCGGCGAGAGCGGGCTGTTTTTCGGCCGCTTCCTGGACGTAGTTCTCACCCAGGCAACGCAATCCGTTTTGCAGCGCCACTGCGATGACTTTCGGAGCTTGAATCTTCGAGGCGCCGAGTAGTGTGATGTCGGCCCCATCGCGACCGCTGCTGGACGCCGCAGCTTCGATGCGCGTGCGAAGTTTCGACAATCGATCGGCGATCGCAGCATCGAGCTCGGGGTCGTTGACCGGATCTGGCGACAAGGGTCGTTACCTTTCTTCGCAGAGGCTGGCCCATTTTGCGAGCACTTCCGCGACGGGCAGTCCGATGACGTTATCCATACTCCCCGCGACCTTTTCTACCAGAGTCCCACCAATCCCTTGCACGGCGTAGGCCCCGGCTTTGTCCATGGGCTCGCCGGTCGCGACATAGTCGCGGATTTCCTCGGCATCCGCGGCTCGCATCGTTACGCGACTCTCGAGCCAGTCGCTGTGCAACACGCAGTCGTCGCTTTGCACCAGGGTAAACGCCGTAATGACGCTGTGGGTTCGCCCGACGAGCCGCGCCAACAACTGCTCTGCGTCGGCCGCATCTGTGGGCTTGCCCAGTACGTCATCGTCGATCACGACAATGGTGTCCGCCCCCAGCACCCAGCGAGGTGGATGCGGGCCCAAGCGCCGGGCCACGGCCAGCGCCTTCTCGCCCGCGAGGCGCAAGGCAAAGGCGGCTGGTGCTTCGTCTGATTGCATTTCCTCGGGAATGTCCGCGGGGATCACTTCGAAGCGGACGTCCTCGCGTGTCAGTAGATCGCGTCGCCTTGGTGAAGCGCTTGCGAGGACCAGGGGAGCACCGGTGGCTCCGGAGATTTCGTTCTCGGGCATGGGGGCGAAATACCCGAGTGCTCAGCCTTGTGCAACCCGGATTCAAAGTCCGCAGCTGGAACGCGATCGAATCACGGTTCCAATGTAGGCATTGTCACCCGTCTTGAATCTCGCCCGGAGTGAATGAATTCGCCCGATCAAGAACTTGTGTTTCTCAGCCGATCCGGAGATGTAGTGCCACGACTTGCCGCAGATTGATGGGTGCGGTCAGGACGTGACCGCTTCGCGAATGGAATGGGGTAGCT from Myxococcales bacterium carries:
- a CDS encoding YggS family pyridoxal phosphate-dependent enzyme, yielding MSPDPVNDPELDAAIADRLSKLRTRIEAAASSSGRDGADITLLGASKIQAPKVIAVALQNGLRCLGENYVQEAAEKQPALAALLGEPTAPEDKPRWHMIGALQRNKAKLAVSLFDVIQTLDRASIALEVDKRARGIDKCIDAFIQVNLSEEAQKAGISEQALPELLAQCAPLANLRIVGLMTIPAPVSNPAENRPVFARLRTLRDSLHSQSGGESLRELSMGMSRDFEIAIEEGATLVRIGSDLFGPRPEKN
- the maf gene encoding septum formation inhibitor Maf, producing the protein MPENEISGATGAPLVLASASPRRRDLLTREDVRFEVIPADIPEEMQSDEAPAAFALRLAGEKALAVARRLGPHPPRWVLGADTIVVIDDDVLGKPTDAADAEQLLARLVGRTHSVITAFTLVQSDDCVLHSDWLESRVTMRAADAEEIRDYVATGEPMDKAGAYAVQGIGGTLVEKVAGSMDNVIGLPVAEVLAKWASLCEER